A segment of the Gemmatimonadaceae bacterium genome:
GATCTACTCGCTCCTCCGTCCGGGCGACGCGCCCGACGTGGAGACGGCCAAGCAGGCGCTCGAGCGGTTGTTCTTCTCGCCCAAGCGCTACGACCTCGGACGCGTGGGCCGCTACAAGATCAACCAGCGGCTCGGCCTCAACACGCCCGCCAACCACACCGTGCTCACGAAGGAAGACTTCGTGGCCATCGTCCGCTACCTCGTGGAACTCCACGAGGGCCGCGGCCACGTGGACGACATCGACCACCTGGGCAACCGCCGCATCCGCTCGGTGGGCGAGTTGATCGCCAACCAGTTCTCCGTCGGCCTGTCCCGCATGGCGCGCCTGGTCAAGGAGCGCATGTCGATCAACACCGACCCCGAGAAGATCTCGCTCGACGACCTCGTCAACGCCCGCACCGTCTCGGCGGTGATCCAGGCGTTCTTCGGCTCGTCGCAGCTCTCGCAGTTCATGGACCAGACCAACCCGCTGGCCGAGCTCACCCACAAGCGCCGCCTGTCGGCGCTCGGACCGGGCGGCCTCACGCGCGAGCGCGCCGGGTTCGAGGTCCGCGACGTGCACTACTCGCAGTACGGCCGCATGTGCCCCATCGAGACGCCGGAAGGCCCGAACATCGGCCTCATCACGTCGCTCGCCTGCTACGCGCGGGTGAACGACCTCGGATTCGTCGAGACGCCGTACATGGTGGTCAAGAACGGCCGCGTCACCGGCGACATCGCGTGGCTCGACGCCAACAAGGAAGAGGACGCGATCATCGCCCAGGCCAACGCGCGCCTCAACCCCGACGGCACGTTCGTCGACTCGCTCGTGCTCTGCCGCATGCAGGGCGACGTGCCGCTCACGCCGCCCGACCGCATCGACTACATGGACGTGGCGCCGGAACAGCTCGTGTCCATCGCCGCCGCGCTCATCCCGTTCCTCGAGCACGACGACGCCAACCGCGCCCTCATGGGCTCGAACATGCAGCGCCAGGCGGTCCCGCTCCTCAACCCCCGCACGCCGCTCGTCGGCACCGGGCTCGAGGAAACGGTGGCCGTCGACTCCGGCGCCGTGGTCATCGCCAAGCGCGCCGGCACGGTCACCCGGGTCACCGCCGACGAGATCATCGTCGACGCCGGCCCCACCGAGCGCCGCAAGCTGGACGACGACCGGCCGCTGGCCCGTCTCACCCAGCACGACCGCTACCGGATCAAGAAGTACTGGCGCACCAACCAGGACACCGCCATCAACCAGCGCCCCCTCGTCAAGCAGGGGCAGAAGGTCAAGGTGGGCGACGTCCTGGCCGACGGCGCCGGCACCGAACGCGGCCAGCTCGCGCTCGGATCCAACGTCACCGTGGCGTTCATGCCGTACTACGGGCACAACTTCGAAGACGCCATCGTGCTCTCCGAGCGCGTGGTCAAGGACGACGTCTATTCGTCCATCCACATCTCGGAGCTCGAACTGCACGTCCGCGACACCAAGCGCGGCCAGGAAGAGATCACGCGGGAAATCCCGAACGTGGCCGAGGAAGCGCTCACCGATCTCGACGAGCGCGGCATCGTCCGCATCGGGGCCCACGTCAAGCCGGGAGACATCCTCGTCGGCAAGATCACGCCCAAGGGCGAGACCGAGCTGTCGCCCGAAGAGAAGCTGCTCACGGCCATCTTCGGCGAGAAAGCCAAGGACGTGAAGGATTCGTCCCTCAAGGTGCCGCCGGGCATGGAAGGTGTGGTCATCGACGTGAAGATCTTCTCGCGCATCGAAGACCAGGTGGTGGAGAAGGACCGCGGCGAGCGCATCGGCGACGTGCGCCGGCTCGAGGCCGAGGAGAAGCTGCGCGTGAACGAGGTGCGCGACGTCGAGTTGATCGAACTGCTCGATGGGCAGACGGTGGCCCTGGCGCTCAGGTCGGGCACGGTCGAGGAAGCCATGCCCGCCGGCACCAAGCTCACCGCCAGCGCGTTGCGCGAGATGAAGCTGTCGAACGTCGACCTCAAGACCTTCCGCGTCGAGAACAAGAAGGTCAACGAGCGCGTGCGCGCGGTGATCGACCTGTCCACCGACGAGAAGGCCAAGATCGAGGAGAAGGCCGAGGAGCGCATCGACCGCATCCTGCAGCCCGACGAACTGCCGCCGGGCGTCATCCAGCTGGTCAAGGTCTACCTGGCCGAGAAGCGCAAGGTCTCGGTGGGCGACAAGATGGCCGGACGCCACGGCAACAAGGGCATCGTCGCCCGCATCGTGCCCGAGGAGGACATGCCGTTCCTTCCCGACGGCCGGCCGGTGGACATCGTGCTCAATCCGCTCGGCGTGCCGAGCCGCATGAACGTGGGCCAGATCCTCGAGACCCACCTCGGCTGGGCGGCCCGCATCCTGGGCTTCTACGCCAAGACCCCGGTGTTCCAGGGCGCCAATGAGCACGAGATCGGACTGCTGCTCAAGCTGTCCGGACTCGCCTGGTCACGCGACGCGCTGTCGCTGCGCGCCGCGACGCCGGCGATCTCCGATGTCGAGGTCAAGATCATCCTCAACGACGTCAAGCCCGATCGCACGCAGGCCGAGGCGCACTTCTCGCTGCTGCAGGAAGCGAGCGTGAACGATCTGGGCGGACGGGCGATGTCGCAGGGCACGCGCGACGTGCACCACCGGGTGCGCGACTTCCTGGCCGCCGCCGCCGCCGAGCTCGCCGAGCGGGAGACGGTGGAGATCGGCCATCAGGTGGCGTTCCACGAGGCCGAGCACGAGGACCTCACGGCGCCCAAGAAGGCGGCGTTCAAGTCCGCCCTCAAGGACCTCGAGAAGCGCAAGGCGCAGGATCCGGTCGACCGCCTGCTCGAACTCGAGCTGCCGGCCCTGGCCAGCATGCTCGGCAAGAAGTCCGAAGCCGACGTCGACGCCGCCGCCGTGGAGTTGATGCGGCTGGCCGGTCTCACGCCGTTCGGCAAGGTGCGCCTGCGCGACGGCCGCAGCGGCGAGACGTTCGCGTCGCCGGTCACGGTGGGCGAGATCTACATGCTCAAGCTGTCGCACCTCGTGGACGACAAGATCCACGCCCGGAGCATCGGACCGTACTCGCTGGTCACGCAGCAGCCGCTCGCCGGCAAGGCGCAGTTCGGCGGCCAGCGGTTCGGCGAGATGGAAGTGTGGGCGCTGGAGGCGTACGGCGCCGCGCACGTGCTGCAGGAGATCCTGACGGTCAAGTCCGACGACGTGAACGGCCGCAGCCGGGTGTACGAGGCGATCGTGAAGGGGCAGAACCTGCCCGAGCCCGGCACGCCCGAATCGTTCAATGTGCTCGTGAAGGAATTGCAGGCCCTCGGCATTCGCGTGACGATGGGTCAGAGTGTGGACGCGTTCGCCGGCAACGGCGGTGGGTCCAACGACGGTAGCGAGGAATAAGCGATGATTGATTTCCGCAGCGTGCGCGAGACCCGCGCATCGGCGTTCGATTTCATCCATATCCGTATCGCCTCGCCCGAGGAGATTCGCGGCCCCAAGGATCCCAAGGAGCGCGAACGGCTCGAGATGCAGGGGCTCCGGACCTGGTGGTCGTGGGGTGAGGTGACCAAGCCCGAGACCATCAACTACCGGTCGTTCAAGCCGGAGAAGGACGGGCTGTTCTGCGAGCGCATCTTCGGTCCCGTCAAGGACTGGGAATGCCATTGCGGCAAGTACAAGCGCATCCGGTATCGCGGCGTGATCTGCGACCGCTGCGGCGTGGAGGTCACGCTCAGCAAGGTGCGGCGCGAGCGCATGGGCCACATCGAGCTGGCCGTGCCGGTGGCCCACATCTGGTTCTTCAAGACGCTGCCCAGCCCGATGGGCAACCTCCTCGACATCACGCTCCGTGACCTCGAGAAGATCATCTATTACTCCAACTACGTCGTCATCGAGCCGGGAGACCAGGACGTCCAGGTCAACCAGCTGCTCGACGAAGAGGAGTTCCTGGCGCTGCGCCAGAAGGCCAAGGAGGAGAAGGACACCGCCTTCATGGCCGACATCGGCGCGCCCGCGGCCCGCGAGCTGCTGCGCCGCCTCGACGTCGACAAGCTGGCCGACCAGCTCCGCTCGCAGGTCGTGGACGAGTCGTCGCAGCATCGCAAGAAGATGCTGCTCAAGCGGCTCAAGATCGTCGACGCGTTCCGGAATTCGGGCGACGCCGGCGACGTGCGCAACAAGCCGGAGTGGATGATCCTCGACGTCGTGCCGGTCATTCCCCCCGACCTGCGGCCGCTCGTGCCGCTCGACGGCGGGCGCTTCGCCACGTCCGATCTCAACGATCTCTACCGGCGCGTCATCAACCGCAACAACCGCCTGCAGAAGCTCATCTCGCATCGCGCGCCGGAAGTCATCCTGCGCAACGAGAAGCGCATGCTGCAGGAGGCCGTGGACGCGCTGTTCGACAACGGCCGCCGGTCCAAGGCCATCCGCGGCCGCGGCAAGCGCCCGCTCAAGTCGCTGTCCGACATGCTCAAGGGCAAGCAGGGCCGGTTCCGTCAGAACCTGCTCGGCAAGCGCGTGGACTACTCGGGCCGTTCGGTGATCGTCGTCGGCCCCGAGCTCAAGCTCCACCAGTGCGGCCTGCCCAAGCTGATGGCGCTCGAACTGTTCAAGCCGTTCATCATCCACAAGCTCGTGGAGAAGGGCATCGCCGAGACGGTCAAGCGCGCCAAGAAGATCGTGGAGCGGGAGAGCCCCGAGGTGTACGAGATCCTCGAGGAGATCATCCGCGACCATCCGGTGCTGCTCAACCGCGCGCCCACGCTACACCGCCTGGGCATCCAGGCGTTCGAGCCGGTGCTCGTCGAAGGCAAGGCCATCCGCATCCATCCGCTCGTCTGCGCGGCGTTCAACGCCGACTTCGACGGCGACCAGATGGCCGTGCACGTGCCGCTGTCGTTCGAGGCCCAGCTCGAGGCGCGTCTGCTCATGCTGTCGAGCAACAACATCCTCAAGCCGTCCGACGGCCGCCCGGTGGCCGAGCCCAGCCAGGACATCGTGCTCGGCTGCTACTTTGCCACCAAGGCGCCGGTGAACTTCGAGAAGGCCACGAACCTCGCCCACGTCACGTCGGCGGGTGAGGTCGAGACCGAGATCGCGGTCCATCGCATGAACACCCACACCCCGGTGCTGTACTGGATCGCCGAGGGCGCCGGCGGCCACTGGGAGAAGACCACGGCCGGCCGCGTGCTGTTCAACGCCATCGTGCCGCCCGAGCTCGGCTACAAGAACTTCGACATGAAGAAGAAGGCGCTCTCCGAACTCGTGTTCGAGAGCTACCGCAAGGCGGGACTCGCCGCCACGGTCCAGTTCCTCGATCGCCTCAAGGAATTCGGCTTCTTCAACGCCACCCGCGGCGGCGTCTCGATCGGCATCGAAGACCTGCAGATCCCGGCCGCCAAGAAGGAACTCCTCCAGGAAGCGGAAGAGCGCGTGGAGCGGTTCCAGCGTGCCTATCAGACCGGCAACATCACGAACGGCGAGCGCTACAACAAGGTGATCGACACCTGGACGCACGCCAATTCCGATGTGGCCGAGGCGATGGTGCGCGCCATGCGGGAATCCAAGGAAGGGTTCAATCCCGTGTACATGATGTTCGACTCGGGATCCCGTGGTTCGCGCGATCAGATCCGCCAGCTGGCCGGCATGCGCGGCCTGATGGC
Coding sequences within it:
- the rpoB gene encoding DNA-directed RNA polymerase subunit beta; translation: MPELIKQISFGKLEQGMDMPHLLDIQTRAFDALLQLDAASHDREDIGLERVFKDLFPIADVHENFSLEFVRYNLGEPKYSVEECIERDMTYSAPLKATLQLVINETLPDNTKRPRNIIEKEVYLGELPLLTPLGTFVINGAERVIVSQLHRSPGVVFEESTHPNGQRLISARIIPFRGSWVEFTVDIHDVIYVHIDKKKKFPATALLRAFGYGSNSDILRLFFAVRDLDLTKKRESRTDVREVIGAIIAEDIELPGEATAEDAPKARTKKARAERERAENILLVREGDELTEEVHNRLRRQNIKHVKVFASYMAVDLRDEQEAIERGERPVRRVLAVDVVDGDGEVIAEVGQALSDTLIKKIRRGEINKVYVFVASGRAESTLIKNTLAKDPTHSEKESLGQIYSLLRPGDAPDVETAKQALERLFFSPKRYDLGRVGRYKINQRLGLNTPANHTVLTKEDFVAIVRYLVELHEGRGHVDDIDHLGNRRIRSVGELIANQFSVGLSRMARLVKERMSINTDPEKISLDDLVNARTVSAVIQAFFGSSQLSQFMDQTNPLAELTHKRRLSALGPGGLTRERAGFEVRDVHYSQYGRMCPIETPEGPNIGLITSLACYARVNDLGFVETPYMVVKNGRVTGDIAWLDANKEEDAIIAQANARLNPDGTFVDSLVLCRMQGDVPLTPPDRIDYMDVAPEQLVSIAAALIPFLEHDDANRALMGSNMQRQAVPLLNPRTPLVGTGLEETVAVDSGAVVIAKRAGTVTRVTADEIIVDAGPTERRKLDDDRPLARLTQHDRYRIKKYWRTNQDTAINQRPLVKQGQKVKVGDVLADGAGTERGQLALGSNVTVAFMPYYGHNFEDAIVLSERVVKDDVYSSIHISELELHVRDTKRGQEEITREIPNVAEEALTDLDERGIVRIGAHVKPGDILVGKITPKGETELSPEEKLLTAIFGEKAKDVKDSSLKVPPGMEGVVIDVKIFSRIEDQVVEKDRGERIGDVRRLEAEEKLRVNEVRDVELIELLDGQTVALALRSGTVEEAMPAGTKLTASALREMKLSNVDLKTFRVENKKVNERVRAVIDLSTDEKAKIEEKAEERIDRILQPDELPPGVIQLVKVYLAEKRKVSVGDKMAGRHGNKGIVARIVPEEDMPFLPDGRPVDIVLNPLGVPSRMNVGQILETHLGWAARILGFYAKTPVFQGANEHEIGLLLKLSGLAWSRDALSLRAATPAISDVEVKIILNDVKPDRTQAEAHFSLLQEASVNDLGGRAMSQGTRDVHHRVRDFLAAAAAELAERETVEIGHQVAFHEAEHEDLTAPKKAAFKSALKDLEKRKAQDPVDRLLELELPALASMLGKKSEADVDAAAVELMRLAGLTPFGKVRLRDGRSGETFASPVTVGEIYMLKLSHLVDDKIHARSIGPYSLVTQQPLAGKAQFGGQRFGEMEVWALEAYGAAHVLQEILTVKSDDVNGRSRVYEAIVKGQNLPEPGTPESFNVLVKELQALGIRVTMGQSVDAFAGNGGGSNDGSEE
- the rpoC gene encoding DNA-directed RNA polymerase subunit beta', with amino-acid sequence MIDFRSVRETRASAFDFIHIRIASPEEIRGPKDPKERERLEMQGLRTWWSWGEVTKPETINYRSFKPEKDGLFCERIFGPVKDWECHCGKYKRIRYRGVICDRCGVEVTLSKVRRERMGHIELAVPVAHIWFFKTLPSPMGNLLDITLRDLEKIIYYSNYVVIEPGDQDVQVNQLLDEEEFLALRQKAKEEKDTAFMADIGAPAARELLRRLDVDKLADQLRSQVVDESSQHRKKMLLKRLKIVDAFRNSGDAGDVRNKPEWMILDVVPVIPPDLRPLVPLDGGRFATSDLNDLYRRVINRNNRLQKLISHRAPEVILRNEKRMLQEAVDALFDNGRRSKAIRGRGKRPLKSLSDMLKGKQGRFRQNLLGKRVDYSGRSVIVVGPELKLHQCGLPKLMALELFKPFIIHKLVEKGIAETVKRAKKIVERESPEVYEILEEIIRDHPVLLNRAPTLHRLGIQAFEPVLVEGKAIRIHPLVCAAFNADFDGDQMAVHVPLSFEAQLEARLLMLSSNNILKPSDGRPVAEPSQDIVLGCYFATKAPVNFEKATNLAHVTSAGEVETEIAVHRMNTHTPVLYWIAEGAGGHWEKTTAGRVLFNAIVPPELGYKNFDMKKKALSELVFESYRKAGLAATVQFLDRLKEFGFFNATRGGVSIGIEDLQIPAAKKELLQEAEERVERFQRAYQTGNITNGERYNKVIDTWTHANSDVAEAMVRAMRESKEGFNPVYMMFDSGSRGSRDQIRQLAGMRGLMAKPQKKLTGGIGEIIESPIKSNFREGLSVLEYFISTHGARKGLADTALKTADAGYLTRRLVDVAQDVTIAEEDCGTIQGLEISALKEGEDVIEPLSERIVGNVAAEDVEDPHEIDETGRRTLLVEAGTLIDEETAQSIEESGIEMIRIRSVLTCEAKRGLCRMCYGRNLATMKMVDLGEAVGIIAAQSIGEPGTQLTLRTFHIGGAASRIAEQTARKSKVAGIAEYGDRLTAVTNPEGHRIVTSYEGEIIIRPAGDKSTGIGARLQVPLGAILMVNDGDEVKRDQVIFSWDPYTNPIIADCEGTVKFVDIIDDESVAEELDELTGLRQRVIIEDREKKLHPHIEIVQEKGGKEKRIRDYVIPVGAQLTVEDGQKMFAGTILAKVGREAYKTRDITGGLPRVAELFEARRPKDPATISEVDGFVRFGEIKRGKREIYVQPVRIDRGVWVVDDTQEAHLYEVPAGKHLRVHEGDRVRAGDRLSEGPVNPHDILRIKGPRAVQEYLLNEVQEVYRLQGVKINDKHIGVIVRQMLQKVRVLTPGDTQFLEGEHVDKQVFRGENDRSKKKKAEPAVAEPLLLGITKASLTTQSFISAASFQETTRVLTDAAIRGAKDDLLGLKENIIIGHLIPAGTGMYRYQKVEMDVEQPEGFGPLPTMAETLPGVFAMTEEEELPLARPGVPDEL